The following coding sequences lie in one Pseudarthrobacter phenanthrenivorans Sphe3 genomic window:
- a CDS encoding arsenate reductase/protein-tyrosine-phosphatase family protein, with protein sequence MDTSEPVRILTVCTGNICRSPVAERLLQAGLNQVVPGGFHVSSAGTRAMAGDPMQPISADIVRTFGGDPDNFAARQLTPKILRGVDLVLTMTSAHRGEVLQLDASLLKRTFTIREFARMLDVLDQRAADAAGDAPAGKNNDDGGRLAANTAFWKGLPARAAGVRHLSLPADSADNDIVDPYRRAPEVYRQMEDELAPAIVSILRHARLNTPA encoded by the coding sequence TTGGACACGTCCGAACCAGTAAGAATCCTGACCGTCTGCACCGGCAACATCTGCCGTTCGCCGGTGGCCGAGAGACTGCTGCAGGCCGGACTGAACCAGGTGGTGCCGGGCGGTTTCCACGTCTCCAGCGCCGGGACCCGCGCCATGGCGGGCGACCCCATGCAGCCGATTTCCGCGGACATTGTGCGCACTTTCGGCGGCGATCCGGACAACTTTGCTGCCCGCCAGCTGACCCCGAAGATCCTCCGCGGCGTGGACCTGGTGCTCACCATGACCTCCGCGCACCGCGGTGAGGTGCTCCAGCTGGATGCCTCACTCCTCAAACGGACCTTCACCATCCGCGAATTCGCCCGCATGCTCGACGTGCTGGACCAGCGCGCGGCAGACGCGGCAGGAGACGCGCCCGCCGGGAAGAATAACGACGACGGCGGGCGGCTGGCTGCCAACACCGCCTTCTGGAAGGGCCTGCCCGCCCGGGCAGCCGGGGTGCGCCATCTCTCCCTGCCCGCCGACTCGGCGGACAACGACATCGTGGATCCCTACCGCCGGGCACCCGAGGTGTACCGGCAGATGGAGGATGAACTCGCGCCGGCAATCGTCTCGATCCTCCGCCACGCCCGCCTGAACACACCCGCCTGA
- a CDS encoding LCP family protein → MALQPKYPSTLASGTSGRRRRRPLRTILLVLLAVAVLVPASAGAYLYSLGQVFDSQSTTLDNPFPAESTRPQRQQAGGDPQAAAGGAAAGGGAGPAAAGSQQDGTESGTGGGLNILVMGSDSRGATADEALSGGNSNQRADTLMLVHIPADRTRIYAISLMRDLWIDIPGHGRAKINAALAYGGVPLMVQTVESLFNQRIDHVAMIDFEGFVGMTDALGGVEVNVTQPFVSLHHNFTFNAGPQILDGERALEFVRERYAYADGDYQRVRNQQAFVKALFAKNLSAETLLNPVKVHNVISSMAPFISVDSGLDAAALARLALELREVRAGDMVMFTLPTLGTGTSADGQSIVLPDYSSIAAISQALAGDSLDNFVASRGLAGGH, encoded by the coding sequence ATGGCCCTCCAGCCGAAGTATCCGAGCACACTGGCGTCCGGTACATCCGGACGCCGCCGGCGCCGCCCGCTGCGGACCATCCTGCTGGTGCTCCTGGCCGTAGCGGTCCTTGTCCCGGCCTCTGCCGGAGCCTACCTGTACAGTCTCGGCCAGGTCTTCGACTCCCAAAGCACCACCCTGGACAACCCCTTTCCTGCCGAATCCACCCGCCCCCAGCGCCAGCAGGCCGGCGGGGATCCCCAAGCCGCAGCAGGGGGTGCCGCAGCCGGCGGAGGCGCCGGACCGGCAGCGGCCGGCAGCCAGCAGGACGGCACCGAATCCGGCACCGGCGGTGGCCTGAATATCCTGGTGATGGGCAGTGACAGCCGCGGCGCCACGGCGGACGAAGCGCTGTCCGGCGGCAACTCCAACCAGCGTGCGGACACCCTGATGCTGGTGCATATCCCGGCCGACCGGACCAGGATCTATGCCATTTCCCTGATGCGGGACCTCTGGATCGACATCCCGGGCCACGGCCGGGCCAAGATCAACGCCGCCCTGGCCTACGGCGGGGTTCCGCTGATGGTGCAGACGGTGGAATCGCTGTTCAACCAGCGGATCGACCACGTGGCCATGATCGACTTCGAGGGATTCGTGGGCATGACCGACGCGCTCGGCGGGGTGGAGGTGAACGTCACCCAGCCTTTCGTGTCCCTGCACCACAACTTCACCTTCAATGCCGGTCCGCAGATCCTGGACGGGGAGCGCGCCCTTGAATTTGTCCGTGAGCGTTATGCCTATGCCGACGGCGACTACCAGCGGGTGCGAAACCAGCAGGCATTCGTGAAAGCCCTGTTCGCCAAGAACCTCAGTGCTGAAACGCTCCTGAACCCGGTAAAGGTCCACAACGTCATTTCGTCCATGGCACCGTTCATCAGCGTGGACAGCGGACTGGACGCCGCCGCCCTGGCGCGCCTGGCGCTGGAACTGCGCGAGGTACGGGCCGGTGACATGGTGATGTTCACCCTGCCCACGCTGGGCACAGGGACCTCCGCTGATGGCCAGTCCATCGTGCTCCCGGATTACAGCTCCATTGCGGCCATCTCGCAGGCACTGGCAGGTGACAGTTTGGACAACTTTGTAGCCAGCAGGGGCCTGGCGGGCGGACACTGA
- a CDS encoding LCP family protein gives MAHGRRRWIAALLALALVVVAVVAIVNLNRSGTDAQPAATQSESPSPSATPTETTPPAPPPPPPPPPIPELPPAPMNVLVIGSDMRGNAREAAAHTAATGQTMDQRSDALMLVHVPADRRSLYIVSINRDTWVDIPGFGGGKINAGLQYGGIDMTTQTVQQLFGITIDHTLMMDFGGFKLLVDGLGGIDVNVPVPFQSTHDTGHVFGPGVNHLDGQAALEFARERYAFVDGDFQRVRNQQILLKAILARLTAGGALNDVTAVRGLVDFASCCLTVNKGFDPVQAAILAYSLRNLDANAIGTMTLPTAGSGFIAGQSVLLPDYGAINAVGAALREGRIGELARP, from the coding sequence GTGGCCCACGGCCGGCGGCGCTGGATTGCGGCCTTGCTGGCGCTGGCGCTGGTGGTGGTGGCCGTCGTCGCGATCGTTAACCTCAACCGTTCCGGCACTGACGCGCAGCCCGCCGCCACGCAAAGCGAATCGCCGTCCCCCTCGGCAACGCCCACCGAAACAACACCCCCGGCACCGCCACCCCCGCCGCCGCCACCTCCCATCCCGGAGCTTCCGCCGGCTCCCATGAACGTCCTGGTCATTGGCAGTGACATGCGCGGGAATGCCAGGGAAGCGGCGGCCCATACGGCCGCGACGGGCCAGACCATGGACCAGCGGTCAGATGCCCTGATGCTTGTCCACGTCCCGGCCGACCGCCGGAGTCTGTACATCGTGTCCATCAACAGGGACACATGGGTGGACATCCCGGGTTTCGGCGGCGGCAAGATCAATGCAGGCCTGCAGTACGGCGGGATCGACATGACCACGCAGACCGTGCAGCAACTGTTCGGGATCACCATCGACCACACCCTGATGATGGACTTCGGCGGTTTCAAACTCCTGGTTGACGGGCTGGGTGGGATTGACGTCAATGTGCCCGTCCCGTTCCAGTCCACGCACGACACCGGGCACGTCTTCGGACCCGGCGTGAACCACCTGGACGGGCAGGCGGCGCTGGAGTTCGCGCGGGAACGGTATGCGTTCGTCGACGGCGACTTCCAGCGGGTGCGCAACCAGCAGATCCTGCTCAAGGCCATCCTTGCCCGCCTCACCGCCGGCGGCGCCCTGAACGACGTCACGGCTGTCCGTGGGCTGGTGGACTTTGCGTCCTGCTGCCTGACGGTAAACAAGGGATTCGATCCGGTGCAGGCGGCGATCCTGGCGTACAGCCTGCGGAACCTGGACGCGAACGCCATCGGCACCATGACCCTGCCCACTGCCGGATCCGGTTTCATCGCCGGCCAGTCGGTGCTGCTTCCCGATTACGGGGCGATCAACGCGGTGGGGGCTGCCTTGCGGGAGGGCCGGATCGGGGAGCTGGCCAGGCCGTAA
- a CDS encoding histidine phosphatase family protein, protein MNEDALTEAVQEAGAVELLLIRHGESEGNVAATEARLAGAEVIAVPARDADVNLSVTGQEQAKALGAALARIAEEFRPDAVVSSPYERARQTAEIAVETAGWPVQVRTDERLRDRELGILDRLTRMGVEQRFPEEVERREWLGKLYYRPPGGESWADVALRLRSVLSELNNLGTGHRVMLVCHDAVIMLFRYVLEGLSERELLDLAATTSVLNASMTRYVRPAGQGPWTLESFNVADHLTEQGVTVTEHGGDTSVHPR, encoded by the coding sequence GTGAACGAGGATGCGCTGACAGAGGCTGTCCAGGAAGCCGGGGCGGTGGAGCTGCTGCTGATCCGCCACGGCGAGAGCGAGGGCAACGTTGCGGCCACCGAGGCCCGGCTGGCCGGGGCGGAGGTCATCGCCGTACCGGCCCGTGATGCTGATGTGAACCTGTCCGTTACCGGCCAGGAGCAGGCCAAGGCCCTGGGTGCCGCGCTTGCACGCATCGCCGAGGAATTCCGCCCAGACGCCGTGGTTTCCTCACCTTATGAGCGTGCCCGGCAGACGGCGGAGATAGCGGTGGAAACGGCGGGCTGGCCTGTGCAGGTCCGCACCGATGAACGGCTGAGGGACCGCGAACTGGGAATCCTGGACCGGCTCACCCGGATGGGCGTGGAGCAGCGTTTCCCCGAGGAAGTGGAGCGCCGGGAGTGGCTGGGCAAGCTGTACTACCGTCCGCCTGGCGGGGAATCGTGGGCCGACGTGGCGCTGCGGCTCCGCTCGGTGCTGTCCGAGCTGAACAACCTGGGCACGGGCCACCGGGTGATGCTGGTCTGCCACGATGCGGTAATCATGCTGTTCCGGTATGTGCTCGAAGGGTTGAGCGAACGGGAGCTCCTGGACCTTGCCGCCACCACCTCGGTACTGAATGCCTCCATGACCCGTTACGTGCGTCCGGCCGGCCAGGGCCCATGGACGCTGGAGAGCTTCAACGTGGCGGACCACCTCACCGAGCAGGGAGTCACGGTGACAGAACATGGCGGGGATACCAGTGTCCACCCGCGGTAA
- a CDS encoding FAD-dependent monooxygenase, with translation MSAQSDILVVGAGPAGLATALQAHAHGATVRIVDRRSERVRPSRALMLHARALEGLRPLGVTDELLNRADTTPEARIHLGKRVVQAKLGHADLPDTAFPHLTLVRQADVEDVLWHALQARDVPVDWGVEFRGLEGHGRDGASGRDGGVRAELALAGTDPGHTRTDRRLEQHECRYLAGCDGQSSIARGLVGAEWRGAPYRVEAVLADLELDGPLDPGLLHAAVAGPGLVFLFALGEGATWRMLATRPAGPHPAGPFGQLGPAVPWKDVAELVDGSGLGATVREVRWSAQVPLQHRLASRFRSGPLFLAGDAAHAHSPAGGQGMNNGILDGLNLGWKLGLASAGGEHRELLDSYDHERRLAARRVLALTHVIFFGEASPHPLARLLRSVLPLSAPLLPVLLRQRRLTAVGIRLLAQPFVRYRQSPISLEGTPPAAGWPRPGDRLPDAAAAVEGGQCTRLHELTATPGLHVFVERDAGWDTLGAGPAFSSSRVHVHRLTSHPGRGIVGVRPDGHVGFRCGEADLQQLGAWLRLAGAVGDWRA, from the coding sequence ATGAGCGCCCAGAGCGACATCCTGGTGGTCGGCGCCGGCCCTGCCGGCCTGGCGACAGCACTTCAGGCCCATGCCCACGGAGCCACGGTCCGCATCGTCGACAGGCGGTCGGAGCGGGTCCGGCCCTCTCGAGCCTTGATGCTCCATGCCCGGGCGCTGGAAGGGCTTCGGCCGCTGGGCGTCACGGACGAGCTGCTCAACAGGGCGGACACCACGCCCGAAGCGAGGATCCACTTGGGGAAACGGGTGGTGCAGGCCAAGCTCGGCCACGCCGACCTTCCTGACACTGCCTTCCCGCACCTGACGCTGGTCCGGCAGGCCGACGTCGAGGACGTTCTCTGGCACGCCCTCCAGGCCAGGGACGTGCCGGTGGACTGGGGAGTTGAGTTCCGCGGCCTGGAAGGCCATGGCAGGGATGGCGCGTCCGGCAGGGACGGCGGGGTACGTGCGGAGCTGGCGCTGGCCGGCACGGACCCGGGACATACCCGCACGGACCGGCGCCTGGAACAGCATGAATGCCGTTACCTCGCCGGTTGCGACGGGCAGTCAAGTATCGCGCGGGGCCTGGTCGGCGCCGAATGGCGCGGCGCGCCGTACCGGGTGGAGGCCGTCCTGGCGGACCTTGAACTCGACGGCCCCCTCGATCCCGGACTCCTTCACGCCGCCGTTGCAGGTCCGGGGCTGGTGTTCCTTTTCGCACTCGGGGAAGGGGCAACCTGGCGAATGCTCGCCACCCGCCCGGCCGGGCCACATCCTGCCGGGCCATTCGGGCAGCTGGGGCCGGCGGTTCCCTGGAAGGACGTCGCGGAGCTGGTGGACGGCTCTGGGCTGGGGGCAACAGTCCGGGAGGTGCGCTGGTCCGCCCAGGTCCCGCTGCAGCACAGGCTCGCGAGCAGGTTCCGCAGCGGACCCCTGTTCCTGGCAGGCGACGCGGCGCACGCCCATTCCCCAGCCGGCGGGCAGGGAATGAACAACGGCATCCTGGATGGGCTGAACCTCGGCTGGAAGCTGGGCCTTGCCTCAGCCGGTGGAGAGCACCGGGAGTTGCTGGACTCCTACGACCACGAACGGCGCCTGGCGGCCCGGCGCGTCCTGGCCCTGACGCACGTTATCTTCTTCGGCGAGGCATCACCCCACCCCCTCGCCCGTCTCCTCCGCAGCGTCCTGCCGCTATCCGCCCCGTTGCTGCCGGTGCTCCTGCGGCAGCGGCGCCTCACCGCCGTCGGCATCAGGCTGCTGGCCCAGCCTTTCGTGAGGTACCGGCAGAGCCCGATTTCCCTGGAAGGGACCCCGCCTGCCGCAGGGTGGCCGCGGCCGGGGGACAGGTTGCCGGATGCGGCTGCTGCTGTGGAGGGCGGGCAATGCACGCGGCTTCACGAGCTGACTGCCACGCCGGGCCTCCATGTCTTCGTGGAGCGCGACGCCGGGTGGGACACCTTGGGTGCCGGTCCAGCCTTCTCCAGCAGCAGGGTTCACGTCCATAGGCTCACCAGCCACCCCGGTCGGGGCATTGTGGGGGTGCGTCCGGACGGCCATGTCGGGTTCCGCTGCGGGGAGGCGGACCTGCAGCAGTTGGGTGCCTGGCTCCGGCTGGCGGGCGCGGTCGGGGACTGGCGGGCCTAG
- a CDS encoding FAD-dependent oxidoreductase, producing MESVIERDCVIAGGGPAGMVLGYLLARAGMRVTVLEKHADFFRDFRGDTVHPSTVTLLGELGLRDKFLQLPLTRLPRMDAVLDGGRFTLVDFGTLRGPDNFLVLAPQWDFLDFLAREAATFPNFELRMRTEASALITGDGEVRGVRATGPDGPLEIRAPLTVAADGRASALRAAAGMTPEEFGVPIDVLWFGLPKPPDAPPPTLGYISARGMVLTIDRGDRYQSGMVIRKGGYDELRAAGLGALRERLSHAAPVLGPVAGSLVDWDQIKLLSVRVNRLRRWYAPGFIAIGDAAHAMSPLFGVGVNFAIQDAVALFNAVAGDLAAGAVPVKKLAAVQRRRERPVKVMQLLQRAGHRAIARAAAGNRVVPRWVPKFLRLASPVLRRITARFIGVGILPEHVRRP from the coding sequence GTGGAAAGCGTTATTGAGCGGGACTGCGTCATTGCCGGAGGAGGCCCGGCCGGGATGGTCCTCGGCTACCTGCTTGCGCGCGCCGGAATGCGGGTCACCGTCCTGGAGAAGCACGCGGATTTCTTTCGCGACTTCCGGGGTGACACCGTGCATCCCTCCACCGTGACCCTGCTCGGGGAACTCGGGCTCCGCGACAAATTCCTGCAGCTGCCGCTCACCCGCCTGCCCCGGATGGATGCCGTTCTCGACGGCGGGCGGTTCACTTTGGTCGATTTCGGCACCCTCCGCGGTCCGGACAACTTCCTGGTCCTGGCGCCGCAATGGGACTTCCTGGATTTCCTCGCCCGCGAGGCGGCAACGTTCCCCAACTTCGAGCTGCGCATGCGTACCGAGGCGTCGGCCCTCATCACGGGCGACGGCGAGGTTCGCGGCGTCCGGGCAACGGGACCCGACGGCCCGCTGGAAATCCGGGCACCGCTTACAGTAGCCGCGGACGGACGGGCTTCAGCCCTGCGCGCTGCTGCCGGAATGACTCCCGAGGAGTTCGGCGTACCCATTGATGTGTTGTGGTTCGGCCTTCCCAAGCCGCCGGATGCTCCGCCGCCCACCCTCGGCTACATATCTGCCCGCGGCATGGTGCTCACCATTGACCGCGGCGACAGGTACCAATCGGGCATGGTCATCCGGAAGGGCGGTTACGACGAGCTTCGGGCGGCAGGACTGGGCGCACTTCGTGAGCGCCTGAGCCATGCAGCGCCCGTGCTGGGTCCCGTGGCCGGCAGCCTCGTGGACTGGGACCAGATCAAGCTTCTCTCCGTCCGGGTCAACCGGCTCCGGCGCTGGTACGCCCCTGGGTTTATCGCCATTGGAGACGCTGCCCACGCAATGTCACCCCTGTTCGGGGTGGGAGTGAATTTCGCCATCCAGGACGCCGTCGCGTTGTTCAATGCTGTTGCCGGCGACCTCGCAGCCGGTGCCGTGCCTGTAAAGAAGCTCGCGGCGGTGCAGCGGCGCCGGGAAAGGCCGGTCAAGGTGATGCAGCTGCTCCAGCGCGCCGGCCACAGGGCCATCGCCAGGGCGGCCGCAGGAAACAGGGTGGTGCCGCGCTGGGTCCCGAAATTCCTCCGCCTCGCGTCACCGGTGCTGCGCCGCATCACGGCACGCTTTATTGGGGTAGGCATCCTCCCAGAACACGTCCGCCGCCCCTGA
- a CDS encoding Hsp20/alpha crystallin family protein, producing MLMRTDPFRELDRLAQQVLGTAARPAAMPMDAWREDQEFVVAFDLPGVALDSVNLDVERNVLTVRAERPEPAGKDTELIASERPSGVFSRQLILGDTLDTENVKATYDAGVLTLRIPVAEKAKPRKIEIETKGAKQEIAA from the coding sequence ATGTTGATGCGAACCGATCCGTTCCGCGAGCTGGACAGGCTGGCCCAGCAGGTCCTCGGCACGGCGGCGCGCCCGGCAGCGATGCCTATGGACGCGTGGCGGGAGGACCAGGAATTTGTGGTGGCCTTTGATCTGCCTGGCGTCGCACTGGATTCTGTGAATCTGGATGTGGAACGGAACGTCCTGACGGTACGGGCCGAGCGTCCCGAACCCGCGGGCAAGGACACCGAGCTGATCGCCTCCGAGCGGCCGAGCGGCGTCTTCAGCCGCCAGCTGATCCTCGGGGACACCTTGGATACCGAGAATGTTAAGGCTACCTACGACGCCGGTGTCCTGACGCTGCGGATTCCTGTCGCCGAAAAGGCCAAGCCGCGCAAGATCGAAATTGAGACGAAGGGGGCAAAGCAGGAGATAGCCGCCTAG
- a CDS encoding glycoside hydrolase family 5 protein: MPGDADRPREPEAPSGPRQAAGKRRLPLWLVPVLLLAVPLLVLAGFTLGGSNDGGQSRLPGFVGAEGRELVLDGAPTRLKAVNFSNFYHRNLKGSELLDSPHHSEQDFARVKELGFNSVRFAFDGDWYVDDPKVFMEWLDRNVAWARQHQVKLILDLHTPIGGFWLDPTSDAVSFDLWSQPRLQDQNADLWRVIAERYKDEPVIAAYDLLNEPVTTDATGQQWKDLAQKLVAAVRSVDRNHLLVVGGIYGVNGRYGTAGIDPHFLVDDTNVVYDLHFYEPIKYTHQYASWVEGPIQDGGRYPDPGVILPTGQRTLLPQSTVATPPLDAGSSDWKVYDSGLIPLTDKSAVAAMPVVTAKGGMRGTAYFDTLVVTEHGPDGKQLREVVRDELNAETILDWHEWTSGGDPNQAAGFAREPAGNGDNGSLSISNAAGSQTIAGWSNDEHLFKVVPGNQYRITGFMRGQDVAPEGAGTNIGFHLDVYAETPGAPGGGFLERGREYLAHELAKRTKFGADHNVPMSVLEFGLVRQAFEMEGKGGSQWVADMVGLFEANNLSYSYWEYHGAQMGLYLSSSGPPTEPNMALQDVLVRELP, encoded by the coding sequence ATGCCCGGAGATGCAGATCGACCAAGGGAGCCGGAGGCGCCGTCAGGCCCCCGGCAGGCAGCGGGGAAGCGCCGGCTGCCGTTATGGCTGGTCCCTGTCCTGCTGCTGGCTGTCCCCCTGCTGGTCCTGGCCGGGTTCACGCTTGGCGGCAGCAATGATGGCGGACAGTCCCGTCTCCCGGGGTTCGTGGGGGCGGAGGGCCGCGAGCTGGTGCTGGACGGCGCCCCCACCCGGCTCAAGGCCGTGAACTTCTCCAATTTCTACCACCGGAACCTCAAAGGGTCCGAGCTCCTGGACTCCCCGCACCATTCAGAGCAGGACTTTGCCCGCGTGAAGGAGCTGGGATTCAACAGCGTCCGCTTCGCCTTCGATGGGGACTGGTACGTGGATGACCCGAAGGTCTTCATGGAGTGGCTGGACCGGAACGTGGCCTGGGCGCGCCAGCACCAGGTCAAACTGATTTTGGACCTGCACACCCCGATCGGCGGTTTCTGGCTGGACCCCACCAGCGACGCCGTGAGCTTCGACCTTTGGTCCCAGCCCCGGCTGCAGGACCAGAACGCCGACCTGTGGCGCGTCATTGCCGAACGCTACAAGGATGAACCCGTCATTGCCGCCTACGACCTCCTGAACGAGCCCGTCACCACGGACGCCACCGGACAGCAATGGAAGGACCTGGCGCAAAAGCTCGTCGCAGCGGTCCGTTCCGTGGACCGGAACCACCTGCTGGTGGTGGGTGGGATCTACGGGGTCAACGGGCGGTACGGCACCGCCGGCATCGACCCCCATTTCCTGGTGGATGACACGAACGTGGTGTACGACTTGCACTTCTACGAGCCCATCAAGTACACGCACCAGTACGCCTCGTGGGTGGAAGGGCCCATCCAGGACGGCGGGCGGTACCCGGATCCCGGCGTGATCCTTCCCACCGGCCAGCGCACCCTGTTGCCGCAGAGCACGGTGGCCACCCCGCCGCTGGACGCCGGCAGCTCTGACTGGAAGGTGTACGACAGCGGGCTGATCCCCCTGACAGACAAATCGGCGGTCGCTGCCATGCCCGTTGTTACGGCCAAGGGAGGGATGCGGGGCACCGCGTACTTCGACACGCTCGTTGTGACCGAGCACGGGCCGGACGGGAAGCAGCTCCGTGAAGTGGTCCGTGATGAGCTCAACGCCGAGACCATCCTGGACTGGCATGAGTGGACCAGCGGCGGCGATCCAAACCAGGCCGCAGGGTTTGCGCGGGAACCCGCCGGCAACGGGGACAACGGGAGCCTCTCAATCTCCAACGCCGCCGGCTCCCAAACAATCGCCGGCTGGAGCAATGACGAGCACCTGTTCAAAGTAGTGCCGGGCAACCAGTACCGCATCACCGGCTTCATGCGGGGGCAGGACGTAGCGCCGGAGGGTGCGGGCACGAACATCGGGTTCCATCTGGACGTTTACGCTGAAACCCCCGGGGCTCCGGGGGGTGGATTCCTGGAACGGGGCCGTGAGTACCTTGCCCACGAACTGGCAAAGCGCACCAAGTTCGGGGCGGACCACAACGTGCCCATGTCCGTCCTGGAATTCGGCCTGGTCCGCCAGGCCTTCGAAATGGAGGGCAAGGGCGGCAGTCAGTGGGTGGCGGACATGGTGGGCCTGTTCGAGGCCAACAACCTGAGCTACTCCTACTGGGAATACCACGGGGCCCAGATGGGGCTCTACCTCAGCAGCAGCGGCCCGCCCACAGAACCCAACATGGCCCTGCAGGACGTCCTGGTCCGCGAGCTGCCGTGA
- a CDS encoding NAD(P)H-hydrate dehydratase gives MAGIPVSTRGKNGAAWPTLVTPSLLRDWPLPAPGEDKYSRGSVLVIGGARATPGAALLAGTAALRAGAGKLTLAVGESVAVQLGVALPECGAMGLPETPDGSVTAEGLDRISSYLDRSDAILVGPGLDDPDLAEELLRALLEREEGRGGPGAAGGPAVVLDAYALGGLVKVGDLLEPWMGRLILTPNPKEAAVLLGREVEDLEADVAEIAAKYRAVVSCQGLIARPPGDAPEEPELWKITTGYGGLGTSGSGDVLAGAIAGLRARGTSEAQAACWGTHLHAAAADRLASRLGPLGFLARELADEVPALMLELNT, from the coding sequence ATGGCGGGGATACCAGTGTCCACCCGCGGTAAGAACGGGGCTGCGTGGCCCACCCTGGTCACGCCGTCCCTGCTGCGCGACTGGCCGCTGCCCGCCCCGGGAGAGGACAAGTACTCGCGGGGATCGGTCCTGGTGATCGGCGGTGCCCGGGCCACGCCCGGCGCAGCCCTGCTGGCCGGCACTGCGGCGCTGCGCGCCGGCGCGGGAAAACTCACCCTCGCAGTGGGGGAATCCGTGGCAGTCCAGCTGGGGGTTGCCCTGCCCGAATGTGGTGCGATGGGCCTGCCGGAAACCCCCGATGGATCGGTGACAGCTGAGGGACTGGACCGGATTTCCTCCTACCTGGACCGGTCGGACGCCATTCTGGTCGGCCCCGGCCTGGATGATCCGGACCTGGCCGAGGAACTCCTGCGGGCCCTCCTGGAACGGGAGGAAGGCCGAGGTGGGCCGGGGGCGGCGGGAGGTCCCGCCGTCGTGCTCGATGCCTACGCCCTGGGCGGACTGGTAAAGGTAGGGGACCTGCTGGAGCCGTGGATGGGCCGGCTGATCCTCACCCCGAACCCCAAGGAGGCCGCCGTGCTGCTGGGCCGGGAGGTGGAGGACCTGGAGGCGGACGTGGCCGAGATCGCCGCGAAGTACCGGGCGGTGGTGAGCTGCCAGGGACTGATTGCGCGGCCGCCGGGCGACGCGCCGGAGGAGCCTGAGCTGTGGAAGATCACCACCGGGTACGGCGGACTGGGGACGTCCGGCAGCGGCGACGTCCTGGCCGGTGCGATCGCCGGCCTGCGCGCCAGGGGAACCAGCGAAGCGCAGGCAGCGTGCTGGGGAACGCACCTTCATGCCGCGGCGGCGGACCGGCTGGCCAGCCGGCTGGGACCCCTGGGCTTCCTGGCCCGGGAGCTCGCCGATGAAGTGCCCGCCCTGATGCTGGAGCTGAACACCTGA